Proteins encoded by one window of Xanthomonas sp. DAR 80977:
- a CDS encoding EF-hand domain-containing protein, which yields MNYRNPLLALAMLAVLSGGAYAANPPPSDPAAPADGGGFAKLDKNGDGVVDRSEAAANPRLAEHFDALDKNHDGKLTPDEFPRHGRHGERGERGGRGDHRALLAKLDTNKDGRISRDEAKADPKFAERFAEMDVNKDGFVDRADFELRAKQHRDAWFAKADTNKDGMLSRAEFDAAQSMWMHKPGQKPGQKQGPKPAPAAPDAN from the coding sequence ATGAATTACCGCAACCCGCTGCTCGCCCTGGCCATGCTCGCCGTGCTGTCCGGCGGCGCCTATGCCGCCAACCCGCCGCCGTCGGATCCCGCCGCGCCGGCCGATGGCGGCGGCTTCGCCAAGCTGGACAAGAACGGCGACGGCGTCGTCGACCGCAGCGAGGCCGCGGCCAACCCGCGCCTGGCCGAGCACTTCGACGCGCTGGACAAGAACCACGACGGCAAGCTGACCCCCGACGAGTTCCCGCGCCATGGCCGTCATGGCGAACGCGGCGAGCGCGGCGGACGCGGCGACCATCGCGCGCTGCTGGCCAAGCTGGACACCAACAAGGACGGCCGCATCAGCCGCGACGAGGCCAAGGCCGATCCGAAGTTCGCCGAGCGCTTCGCGGAGATGGACGTGAACAAGGACGGCTTCGTCGATCGCGCCGACTTCGAACTGCGTGCCAAGCAGCATCGCGACGCCTGGTTCGCCAAGGCCGACACCAACAAGGACGGCATGCTCAGCCGCGCCGAGTTCGACGCCGCGCAGTCCATGTGGATGCACAAGCCCGGCCAGAAGCCCGGTCAGAAGCAGGGCCCGAAGCCGGCACCGGCCGCACCCGACGCGAACTGA
- a CDS encoding Arc family DNA binding domain-containing protein: MSEKKAYPLRINADVLAAVQRWADDELRSLNAQIEYVLRDALRKAGRLPKPGEDKEPKP; encoded by the coding sequence ATGAGCGAGAAGAAGGCCTATCCGCTGCGCATCAACGCCGACGTGCTGGCGGCGGTGCAGCGCTGGGCCGACGACGAGCTGCGCAGCCTCAACGCGCAGATCGAATACGTGTTGCGCGACGCGCTGCGCAAGGCCGGCCGGCTGCCCAAGCCCGGCGAGGACAAGGAACCCAAGCCATGA
- a CDS encoding roadblock/LC7 domain-containing protein: MRHRIASMRTQQLQQALEGLNGATADIEASALISLDGLMIASAMPQGMDEDRVGAMSAALLALGERSARELARGPLERVLIQGELGYVIMSAAGREAVLTVLAKPSAKLGLVFLDIKRAAQALQQIL, translated from the coding sequence ATGCGTCACCGGATAGCGAGCATGCGAACGCAACAGCTGCAACAGGCGCTGGAAGGCCTCAACGGCGCCACCGCCGACATCGAGGCCTCGGCGCTGATCTCCCTGGATGGGCTGATGATCGCCTCGGCGATGCCGCAGGGCATGGACGAGGACCGCGTCGGCGCGATGTCCGCCGCGCTGCTGGCGCTGGGCGAGCGCAGCGCGCGCGAACTGGCGCGCGGGCCGCTGGAGCGGGTGCTGATCCAGGGCGAACTGGGCTACGTGATCATGAGCGCGGCCGGGCGCGAAGCGGTGCTGACCGTGCTGGCCAAGCCCAGCGCCAAGCTCGGCCTGGTGTTCCTGGACATCAAGCGCGCCGCCCAGGCGCTGCAGCAGATCCTCTAG
- a CDS encoding PhnD/SsuA/transferrin family substrate-binding protein: MSLDFLVAPDFAPENFCGWYLLSTVLQRRAGVGLHLLMPADAAEQKQLLDARTVDLVYASPFDASGLIRTRGYLPLARPRDRADEVVIATAADAPARCVEDLAYGCRIALTDNHDVRLIALRLLEPADLDPERIAWRPASSYAAVARLLLEGEADAGLFLADAYHGLSRLTRERLRPLVQSALCDIGHVLLAHPRIAAQLPALRAALLALGDAAHRDDQAVLDALGLPHGFEAMDMEQAQFMIDLIDTLLD; encoded by the coding sequence ATGAGCCTGGACTTCCTGGTCGCGCCGGACTTCGCGCCGGAGAACTTCTGCGGCTGGTACCTGCTCAGCACCGTGCTGCAACGCCGCGCCGGCGTCGGCCTGCACCTGCTGATGCCGGCCGACGCCGCCGAGCAGAAACAGCTGCTGGACGCCCGCACGGTCGACCTGGTGTACGCCAGCCCGTTCGACGCCAGCGGCCTGATCCGCACCCGCGGCTACCTGCCGCTGGCGCGCCCGCGCGATCGCGCCGACGAGGTGGTGATCGCCACCGCCGCGGACGCGCCGGCGCGCTGCGTGGAAGACCTGGCCTACGGCTGCCGCATCGCGCTGACCGACAACCACGACGTGCGCCTGATCGCGCTGCGCCTGCTGGAGCCGGCCGACCTGGATCCGGAGCGCATCGCCTGGCGCCCGGCCAGCAGCTACGCCGCGGTGGCGCGGCTGCTGCTGGAGGGCGAGGCCGATGCCGGCCTGTTCCTGGCCGACGCCTACCACGGCCTGTCGCGGCTGACCCGGGAGCGGCTGCGGCCGCTGGTGCAGAGCGCGCTGTGCGACATCGGCCACGTGCTGCTGGCGCACCCGCGCATCGCCGCGCAGCTGCCCGCGTTGCGCGCGGCGCTGCTGGCGCTGGGCGATGCCGCGCACCGCGACGACCAGGCCGTGCTCGATGCGCTGGGACTGCCGCACGGCTTCGAGGCGATGGACATGGAACAGGCGCAATTCATGATCGACCTGATCGACACCTTGCTGGACTGA
- a CDS encoding DUF4177 domain-containing protein: MTTRWTYLTVEVNLKPTFLGKVDAEPIQAELNKQGALGWELVNVISSPRLWPVLLVFKKAS; this comes from the coding sequence ATGACCACGCGCTGGACTTACCTCACTGTCGAAGTGAATCTCAAGCCCACCTTTCTCGGCAAGGTGGACGCCGAACCGATCCAGGCCGAGCTGAACAAGCAAGGCGCCCTGGGCTGGGAACTGGTCAACGTGATCAGCTCGCCGCGGCTGTGGCCGGTGCTGCTGGTGTTCAAGAAGGCGAGCTGA
- a CDS encoding arginyltransferase — protein sequence MRRTVAAAATAKRYARGMAIHTDASDDLRLFQTGQHACGYWPERQARDLVLDPHDPRLGALYPLALSWGFRRSGDLVYRPHCDHCRACVAVRIPVAEFVPDRSQRRCLARNADIDTRIVAAERNDEQLALYQRYLRMRHPGGGMDEHGAHEFDQFLIGRWSHGRFLEMRQKTADGQRGPLLGVAVTDIAEQALSAVYTFYDPEAAARGLGTLAILQQIAWARREGLSHLYLGYWIRGHQKMDYKRRFAPLQAYDGRIWRAFDDYIGRLGG from the coding sequence ATGCGGCGGACAGTCGCGGCCGCTGCGACCGCGAAGCGCTATGCTCGGGGCATGGCCATCCACACCGACGCCAGCGACGACCTGCGGCTGTTCCAGACCGGCCAGCATGCGTGCGGCTATTGGCCCGAACGGCAGGCGCGCGACCTGGTGCTGGACCCGCACGACCCGCGCCTGGGCGCGCTGTATCCGCTGGCGCTGAGCTGGGGTTTCCGCCGCTCCGGCGACCTGGTCTACCGGCCGCATTGCGACCACTGCCGCGCCTGCGTGGCGGTGCGCATCCCGGTCGCCGAGTTCGTGCCCGACCGCAGCCAGCGCCGCTGCCTGGCGCGCAATGCCGACATCGACACGCGCATCGTCGCCGCCGAACGCAACGACGAGCAGCTGGCGCTGTACCAGCGCTACCTGCGCATGCGCCACCCCGGCGGCGGCATGGACGAACACGGCGCGCACGAATTCGACCAGTTCCTGATCGGCCGCTGGTCGCACGGGCGCTTCCTGGAGATGCGGCAGAAGACCGCCGACGGACAACGCGGCCCGCTGCTGGGCGTGGCGGTGACCGACATCGCCGAGCAGGCGCTGTCGGCGGTCTACACCTTCTACGATCCCGAGGCGGCCGCGCGCGGCCTGGGCACGCTGGCGATCCTGCAGCAGATCGCATGGGCCAGGCGCGAAGGCCTGAGCCACCTGTACCTGGGCTACTGGATCCGCGGCCACCAGAAGATGGACTACAAGCGCCGCTTCGCGCCGTTGCAGGCCTACGACGGACGCATCTGGCGCGCGTTCGACGACTACATCGGCCGCCTCGGCGGCTGA
- a CDS encoding SPFH domain-containing protein — protein sequence MKERTLRSLPGIPLLLGVLALAGLALWLFVIGIIKDPVSGGPTSLWLVLLALLLGAAALVSLCGLYTVQPNQAAVLSLFGKYVGTVKDNGLRWNNPFYSKKKVSQRVRNFESGRLKVNELDGSPIEIAAVIVWQVIDASEAVYNVDDYESFVHIQSESALRAMATSYPYDQHEDNQISLRSHPAEISEQLKRHLDERLTQAGVDVIEARISHLAYAPEIAQAMLQRQQANAVIAARTRIVSGAVGMVEMALAELEKNGTVQLDEERKAHMVSNLLTVLCSDRGAQPIVNAGSLY from the coding sequence ATGAAAGAACGCACGCTTCGCTCGCTGCCCGGCATTCCGCTCCTGCTCGGCGTCCTGGCGCTGGCCGGGCTGGCGCTGTGGCTGTTCGTGATCGGCATCATCAAGGACCCGGTCAGCGGCGGGCCGACCTCGCTGTGGCTGGTGCTGCTGGCGCTGCTGCTCGGCGCCGCCGCCCTGGTCAGCCTGTGCGGCCTGTACACGGTGCAGCCGAACCAGGCCGCGGTGCTGAGCCTGTTCGGCAAGTACGTGGGCACGGTCAAGGACAACGGCCTGCGCTGGAACAACCCCTTCTATTCGAAGAAGAAGGTCAGCCAGCGCGTGCGCAACTTCGAGAGCGGCCGGCTCAAGGTCAACGAACTGGATGGCAGCCCGATCGAGATCGCCGCGGTGATCGTGTGGCAGGTGATCGACGCCTCCGAGGCGGTGTACAACGTCGACGACTACGAAAGCTTCGTGCACATCCAGTCCGAGTCGGCGCTGCGCGCGATGGCCACCAGCTATCCCTACGACCAGCACGAGGACAACCAGATCTCGCTGCGCAGCCACCCGGCCGAGATCAGCGAGCAGCTCAAGCGCCACCTCGACGAACGCCTGACCCAGGCCGGGGTGGACGTGATCGAGGCGCGCATCAGCCACCTCGCCTATGCGCCGGAAATCGCCCAGGCGATGCTGCAGCGGCAGCAGGCCAATGCGGTGATCGCCGCGCGCACGCGCATCGTCTCCGGCGCGGTGGGCATGGTCGAGATGGCGCTGGCCGAGCTGGAGAAGAACGGCACCGTGCAACTGGACGAGGAACGCAAGGCGCACATGGTCAGCAACCTGCTGACCGTGCTGTGCTCGGACCGCGGCGCGCAACCGATCGTCAACGCCGGCTCGCTGTACTGA
- a CDS encoding alpha/beta fold hydrolase produces MRPRRHLGPMLASLLFPAAALAASPQQAANTLLDRLQAGDYTAATADFDARMHAALTPQKLAAVWTSLQRQLGPLQERGHSEQQTEGTTTLVLVPLQYAKGELQARVGVDTEGKISSLLIVPAASAAPPAAPDADARYTEQAASVGDLPGTLTLPKGTGPFPAVVLVHGSGPHDRDETIGPNKPFLDLAHGLAEHGIAVLRYDKRTYAKPESMAGARLSVDGETTNDAVAAIASLAGNRAIDANRIYLFGHSQGALLAPRIAARSRHVAGIVLLGAPARPFLDLLLEQMRALGSPQSAIDQVQAEVRRIREPPPAGAAAGDTVRLLGIPVPAAYARDLDRIDPVAELRTLGPMPVLWLQGERDVQVTAPDWQRWQQALGEDRRATLHRYAQLNHLGIAGSGAPSPAEYGQPGHVDPQLIADTAQWIRAQR; encoded by the coding sequence ATGCGCCCACGCCGCCACCTCGGTCCCATGCTGGCATCGCTGCTGTTCCCGGCCGCTGCACTGGCGGCCTCGCCTCAGCAGGCAGCGAACACGCTGCTGGATCGCCTGCAGGCCGGCGACTACACCGCCGCAACCGCCGATTTCGATGCGCGCATGCATGCCGCGTTGACGCCGCAGAAGCTCGCCGCGGTCTGGACGTCACTGCAACGCCAACTCGGTCCGCTGCAAGAGCGCGGACACTCCGAGCAGCAGACCGAGGGCACAACGACGCTGGTCCTGGTGCCGCTGCAGTACGCCAAGGGCGAACTGCAGGCGCGCGTGGGCGTCGATACCGAGGGCAAGATCTCCAGCCTGCTGATCGTGCCCGCCGCTTCCGCCGCGCCACCGGCAGCGCCCGACGCCGACGCCCGCTACACCGAACAGGCCGCCAGCGTCGGCGACCTGCCAGGCACGCTTACCCTGCCCAAAGGCACCGGCCCCTTCCCCGCCGTCGTGCTGGTCCATGGCTCCGGCCCGCACGATCGCGACGAAACCATCGGCCCCAACAAGCCGTTCCTGGACCTGGCGCATGGCCTGGCCGAGCATGGCATCGCGGTCCTGCGCTACGACAAACGCACCTACGCCAAACCCGAATCGATGGCCGGCGCACGCCTCAGCGTCGATGGCGAGACCACCAACGACGCGGTGGCCGCGATCGCCTCGCTCGCCGGCAACCGCGCGATCGACGCGAACCGCATCTACCTGTTCGGCCACAGCCAGGGCGCGCTGCTGGCGCCGCGCATCGCCGCGCGCTCGCGGCACGTGGCCGGCATCGTGCTGTTGGGCGCACCGGCACGCCCGTTCCTGGATCTGCTGCTCGAGCAGATGCGCGCGCTGGGCTCGCCGCAGTCCGCCATCGACCAGGTGCAGGCCGAGGTCCGCCGCATCCGCGAGCCTCCTCCGGCGGGCGCGGCCGCCGGCGACACGGTGCGCCTGCTCGGCATCCCGGTTCCCGCCGCGTACGCACGCGACCTCGACCGGATCGACCCGGTCGCCGAGCTGCGCACGCTCGGCCCGATGCCGGTGCTGTGGCTGCAGGGCGAGCGCGACGTGCAGGTCACCGCGCCGGACTGGCAGCGCTGGCAGCAGGCGCTGGGCGAGGACCGGCGCGCGACCCTGCACCGCTATGCGCAGCTCAATCACCTCGGCATCGCCGGCAGCGGCGCACCATCGCCGGCCGAGTACGGGCAGCCCGGCCATGTCGACCCGCAGCTGATCGCCGATACCGCGCAGTGGATCCGGGCGCAGCGATGA
- the purT gene encoding formate-dependent phosphoribosylglycinamide formyltransferase → MTTLGTPLSASATRVLLLGSGELGKEVAIELQRFGVEVIAADRYADAPAMQVAHRSHVLDMLDAMALRELIAREQPHLIVPEIEAIHTETLVALEREHGQRVIPTARAARLTMDREGIRRLAAETLGLPTSPYRFVDTPQEYRAAIAAVGLPCVVKPVMSSSGKGQSTLRSEADIDPAWEYAQTGGRAGAGRCIVEGFIDFDYEITLLTVRHAAGTSFCDPIGHWQKDGDYRESWQPQPMSALALQRAQDIARAVTDDLGGWGLFGVELFVKGDEVWFSEVSPRPHDTGLVTLVSQELSEFALHARAILGLPIPVIRQSGPSASCALLAHGEGVPLFGNVAAALQAADTALRLFGKPSVHGHRRVGVTLARGASIDEARHTARDAAAALTIELKA, encoded by the coding sequence ATGACCACCCTGGGAACCCCGCTGTCCGCTTCCGCCACCCGCGTGCTGCTGCTGGGCTCGGGCGAACTGGGCAAGGAAGTGGCGATCGAACTGCAGCGCTTCGGCGTGGAGGTGATCGCCGCCGACCGCTACGCCGATGCGCCGGCGATGCAGGTGGCGCACCGTTCGCACGTGCTGGACATGCTCGATGCGATGGCGCTGCGCGAGCTGATCGCACGCGAGCAGCCGCACCTGATCGTGCCGGAGATCGAGGCCATCCACACCGAGACCCTGGTGGCGCTGGAACGCGAGCACGGCCAGCGGGTGATCCCGACCGCGCGCGCGGCACGGCTGACCATGGACCGCGAGGGCATCCGCCGCCTGGCCGCCGAGACGCTGGGCCTGCCGACCTCGCCGTACCGCTTCGTCGATACGCCGCAGGAGTACCGCGCCGCGATCGCCGCGGTCGGCCTGCCGTGCGTGGTCAAGCCGGTGATGTCGTCCTCGGGCAAGGGCCAGAGCACGCTGCGCAGCGAAGCGGACATCGACCCGGCCTGGGAATACGCGCAGACCGGCGGCCGCGCCGGCGCCGGCCGCTGCATCGTCGAAGGCTTCATCGACTTCGACTACGAGATCACCCTGCTGACCGTGCGCCATGCCGCCGGCACCTCGTTCTGCGATCCGATCGGGCATTGGCAGAAGGACGGCGACTACCGCGAGAGCTGGCAGCCGCAGCCGATGTCGGCGCTGGCGCTGCAGCGGGCGCAGGACATCGCGCGCGCGGTCACCGACGACCTCGGCGGCTGGGGCCTGTTCGGCGTGGAACTGTTCGTCAAGGGCGATGAGGTGTGGTTCAGCGAAGTGTCGCCGCGGCCGCACGACACCGGCCTGGTCACCCTGGTCTCGCAGGAGCTGAGCGAGTTCGCGCTGCATGCGCGCGCGATCCTGGGCCTGCCGATCCCGGTGATCCGCCAGAGCGGGCCGTCGGCCTCGTGCGCGCTGCTGGCGCACGGCGAAGGCGTGCCGCTGTTCGGCAACGTCGCCGCCGCGCTGCAGGCCGCGGACACCGCGCTGCGCCTGTTCGGCAAGCCCAGCGTGCACGGCCACCGCCGCGTCGGCGTGACCCTGGCGCGCGGCGCCAGCATCGACGAAGCGCGGCACACCGCCCGCGACGCCGCCGCGGCCCTGACCATCGAACTGAAGGCCTGA
- a CDS encoding PAS domain-containing protein, with translation MPLPPMDPPHEPHRSAELRYHDGSRRLVYWSEREVAYPDGRLIVSRTDLDGVITHANDAFVELSGWPRATLIGAPHCILRHPDMPRRAFAELWDTVLGGEKWHGYVKNLRRDGACYWVYATALPNVRDGKVVGFTSVRRKPSRRRIDALQPLYAQWLQDERAGTPA, from the coding sequence ATGCCGCTGCCGCCGATGGATCCGCCGCACGAACCGCACCGCAGCGCCGAGCTGCGCTACCACGACGGCAGCCGCCGCCTGGTGTACTGGAGCGAACGCGAAGTGGCCTACCCCGACGGGCGCCTGATCGTCTCGCGCACCGACCTGGACGGCGTCATCACCCACGCCAACGACGCCTTCGTCGAACTCAGCGGCTGGCCGCGGGCGACACTGATCGGCGCGCCGCACTGCATCCTGCGCCATCCGGACATGCCGCGGCGCGCGTTCGCCGAGCTGTGGGACACGGTGCTGGGCGGCGAGAAATGGCATGGCTACGTCAAGAACCTGCGCCGCGACGGCGCCTGCTACTGGGTCTACGCCACCGCGCTGCCGAACGTGCGCGACGGCAAGGTGGTCGGCTTCACTTCGGTGCGGCGCAAGCCCTCGCGGCGGCGCATCGACGCGCTGCAGCCGCTGTACGCGCAGTGGCTGCAGGACGAACGCGCGGGGACGCCGGCATGA
- a CDS encoding endonuclease/exonuclease/phosphatase family protein encodes MQRLHGGGRGAIVRTCGACETARMNPRLLLLALTLLCGACTHTDPVPSAATPAAASAAPLRLATYNTSLNSDEAGGLIAALQGDSAQARKIAAVLQQVRPDLVLLNEFDYDDAHRAADLFQQRYLEVPQPLGGAALRYPYRYLAEVNTGVPSGLDLDNDGSVGGNGRALGNDAWGYGLHPGQYGMLLLSKYPIDAKAVRSFRLLKWSAMPGALRPIDPASGRPFHSDAVWAQLRLSSKSHWDVPVRTPLGVVHALVAHPTPPVFDGPEKRNLARNHDELRLWREYLDDTGGAAQWLCDDAGRCGGLAADARFVILGDLNNDPIDGDGRHDAIRALIDHRRVLRYPTPLGAGGAETTRAYAAQGIVHRGPPEQVTGDFGPKAGTMRLDYVLPSNTFRYLDSAVFWPASSAPAAAIADGSDHHLVWVDVALEPEVGSRD; translated from the coding sequence ATGCAGCGCCTGCACGGCGGCGGCCGCGGCGCCATCGTCCGGACATGCGGCGCATGCGAAACTGCGCGCATGAACCCACGCCTCCTGTTGCTTGCCCTGACCCTGCTGTGCGGCGCCTGCACGCACACCGACCCCGTCCCGAGCGCGGCCACGCCCGCCGCGGCCAGCGCCGCGCCGCTGCGCCTGGCCACCTACAACACCTCGCTGAACTCGGACGAGGCCGGCGGCCTGATCGCCGCGCTGCAAGGCGACAGCGCGCAGGCGCGCAAGATCGCCGCGGTGCTGCAGCAGGTGCGCCCGGACCTGGTGCTGCTGAACGAATTCGACTACGACGACGCGCACCGCGCCGCCGACCTGTTCCAGCAGCGCTACCTGGAAGTGCCGCAGCCGCTCGGCGGCGCCGCGTTGCGCTACCCGTACCGCTATCTGGCGGAAGTGAACACCGGCGTGCCCAGCGGCCTGGACCTGGACAACGACGGCAGCGTCGGCGGCAACGGCCGCGCGCTCGGCAACGATGCCTGGGGCTACGGCCTGCACCCGGGCCAGTACGGCATGCTGCTGCTGTCCAAATACCCGATCGACGCCAAGGCGGTGCGCAGCTTCCGCCTGCTCAAGTGGAGCGCGATGCCCGGCGCGCTGCGCCCGATCGATCCGGCCAGCGGCCGCCCGTTCCACAGCGACGCGGTGTGGGCGCAACTGCGGCTGTCGTCGAAGTCGCATTGGGACGTGCCGGTGCGCACGCCGCTGGGCGTGGTCCACGCGCTGGTCGCGCATCCTACCCCACCGGTGTTCGACGGCCCCGAGAAGCGCAACCTGGCGCGCAACCACGACGAACTGCGGCTGTGGCGCGAGTATCTCGACGATACCGGCGGCGCGGCGCAGTGGCTGTGCGACGACGCCGGCCGTTGCGGCGGCCTGGCCGCCGATGCGCGCTTCGTGATCCTGGGCGACCTCAACAACGATCCGATCGACGGCGACGGCCGCCACGACGCCATCCGTGCCCTGATCGACCATCGCCGTGTGCTGCGCTACCCGACCCCGCTCGGCGCCGGCGGCGCGGAAACCACCCGCGCCTACGCCGCGCAGGGCATCGTCCATCGCGGCCCGCCCGAGCAGGTCACCGGCGATTTCGGGCCGAAGGCCGGCACCATGCGGCTGGACTACGTGCTGCCCTCCAACACCTTCCGCTACCTGGACAGCGCCGTGTTCTGGCCGGCTTCCAGCGCACCGGCGGCGGCGATCGCCGACGGCAGCGACCATCACCTGGTGTGGGTGGATGTGGCGTTGGAGCCGGAAGTGGGGAGTCGGGATTAG
- a CDS encoding aromatic ring-hydroxylating oxygenase subunit alpha, with amino-acid sequence MHSLIPAEAYIDEAWFARERECLMRPLWQFVAPRMLLDRHNAFVRRSVCGVDVVVQNFDGELRAFDNLCLHRQNPLQQQPQGVRPLVCGYHGWRYGADGGVDNIPFHDDAYRLPPQQRECLRLKRFAVACIGNLVFVNLSANPLPLEAQFSLPALDMLRRASEHFDNEVLVATFEANFNWKLAYENLRDSLHPRFVHARTLARQVKFQAQMDEAGIADAHRYHAQGSASQAEHLARLRSFSNGGLNEPLQSLPHYAWHDKVERFGNDDWYLNWLLYPNLHIASGSGGYSFIIEHHQPLSAQRTDLTVYYVTARKKHRYATSDAVLLAHLQGAEQVLREDIDIMQSVQSGLRSGAPRAVLGDYEHGNMQVERWYMDVMEGRHAL; translated from the coding sequence ATGCATTCGCTGATCCCGGCCGAGGCCTACATCGACGAGGCATGGTTCGCGCGCGAGCGCGAGTGCCTGATGCGGCCGCTGTGGCAGTTCGTCGCCCCGCGCATGCTGCTGGACAGGCACAACGCCTTCGTGCGGCGCTCGGTGTGCGGGGTGGACGTGGTGGTGCAGAACTTCGACGGCGAACTGCGCGCGTTCGACAACCTGTGCCTGCATCGGCAGAACCCGCTGCAGCAACAGCCGCAGGGCGTGCGGCCGCTGGTTTGCGGCTACCACGGCTGGCGCTACGGCGCCGACGGCGGCGTGGACAACATTCCGTTCCACGACGACGCCTACCGCCTGCCGCCGCAGCAGCGCGAATGCCTGCGGCTCAAGCGCTTCGCCGTGGCCTGCATCGGCAACCTGGTGTTCGTGAATCTTTCCGCAAATCCGCTCCCGCTGGAAGCGCAGTTCTCGCTGCCGGCGCTGGACATGCTGCGCAGGGCGTCGGAGCACTTCGACAACGAGGTACTGGTAGCCACCTTCGAGGCCAACTTCAACTGGAAGCTGGCCTACGAGAACCTGCGCGACAGCCTGCACCCACGCTTCGTGCATGCGCGCACCCTGGCCCGGCAGGTGAAGTTCCAGGCGCAGATGGACGAGGCCGGCATCGCCGATGCGCACCGCTACCATGCGCAGGGCAGCGCCTCGCAGGCCGAACACCTGGCCCGCCTGCGCAGTTTCAGCAATGGCGGCCTGAACGAACCCCTGCAGTCGCTGCCGCACTACGCCTGGCACGACAAGGTCGAGCGCTTCGGCAACGACGACTGGTACCTGAACTGGCTGCTGTATCCGAACCTGCACATCGCCTCGGGCTCGGGCGGCTATTCCTTCATCATCGAGCACCACCAGCCGCTGTCCGCGCAGCGCACCGACCTCACCGTGTATTACGTCACCGCGCGCAAGAAGCACCGCTACGCGACCTCCGATGCGGTGCTGCTGGCGCACCTGCAAGGCGCCGAGCAGGTGCTGCGCGAGGACATCGACATCATGCAAAGCGTGCAATCGGGGCTGCGCAGCGGCGCGCCGCGCGCGGTGCTGGGCGATTACGAGCATGGCAACATGCAGGTCGAACGCTGGTACATGGATGTCATGGAGGGCCGGCATGCCCTCTGA
- a CDS encoding DapH/DapD/GlmU-related protein: MPSEKYLIGSGALLQWALAAWAEAAPDTVLHPVDVGQDQDYRFDLASLPALAGSDATAFVAWGSQFLNFRRLELMGELKSRGVKMPPLVCRGAVVAPTARIGENCMIGAGAIVGAHCDIAFNAWIGTAAVLEHGAKVGASAWIDAGVFVGAEAVIGSHATLGRRVEIAAGVRVGKRCTVEVPGCYRSDIAVGTHHLASLRTPVVIIGG; this comes from the coding sequence ATGCCCTCTGAGAAATACCTGATCGGCTCCGGGGCGCTGCTGCAGTGGGCGCTGGCCGCCTGGGCCGAAGCGGCGCCGGACACCGTGCTGCACCCGGTGGACGTCGGCCAGGACCAGGACTACCGCTTCGACCTGGCGTCGCTGCCCGCGCTGGCCGGCAGCGATGCGACCGCCTTCGTCGCCTGGGGATCGCAATTCCTCAATTTCCGCCGCCTCGAACTGATGGGCGAACTGAAATCGCGCGGGGTGAAGATGCCGCCGCTGGTGTGCCGTGGCGCGGTGGTCGCGCCCACCGCCAGGATCGGCGAGAACTGCATGATCGGCGCCGGAGCGATCGTCGGCGCGCACTGCGACATCGCGTTCAATGCCTGGATCGGCACGGCCGCCGTCCTGGAACACGGCGCCAAGGTCGGCGCATCCGCCTGGATCGACGCCGGCGTCTTCGTCGGCGCCGAAGCCGTCATCGGCAGCCATGCGACGCTGGGGCGGCGCGTGGAGATCGCCGCGGGGGTCCGGGTCGGCAAGCGCTGCACCGTCGAGGTCCCCGGTTGCTACCGCAGCGACATCGCCGTCGGCACCCATCACCTGGCCTCGCTGCGCACGCCCGTGGTCATCATCGGCGGCTGA